The genomic window CGACACCACGCAGCGGGAGGTGCATGACCACCTCCGCGAGGTCTTCGAGCGCGTCACCGGGTGGGGTTTCAGCTACCTCAAGCTCGACTTCATGTACGCGGGGGCCGTCGCCGGTCGGCGGCATCAGGACGTCCACCGCGAGACCGCCTACCGGGACGCGATCTCGTTCATCAGGGAGACCGTCGGCGACGACGTGTACCTGCTCGGCTGCGGCGTCCCGATGATCCCGTCCATCGGGGTGTTCGACGGCGCGCGCGTTGGGCCGGATGTCGGTCCGTTCTGGGACAACGCCGAACGGGTCGGCGACCCGTCGGGCGTCGGCGCATGGAACTCGATCGTCGACTCCGTCAACCGCGTCTGGCTGAAGGACGTCTACGAGGTCGACCCCGACGCCGTCTACTTCCGCAGCGCCCGCAACCTCCTCGACCCGGACGAGCGACGCATGCTCCAGGACGTGGCGGCCATCCTCGAGTTCAAATCGACCTCCGATCCGGTGGTGTGGCTGCACGAGAGCGAGCGAGCCGAACTCCGGCAGTACCTCACGGAGACCCCCACGGTCGAGCAGACAGGGCGGTTCACCTTCCGGCTCGACGGCCGCGAGGTCGACCTGACGGCCGTCGTGGCAGGGGAGGCCCGGTCCGACACCTCGTACATCGGGTGATGCTTGGCGCTCGCCGGAGACCCGGCCCTATCCGATAAACGAACGCCGATCCTCCAAAGATGGAGCTACCACGGACTCGTGAGATTCTGGGCAGGATGAGCGTGAATGCTGGGCCCGCGGAGCGGTTCGAAGCCGCGGGCGGCGACGTCGACGACGCGCGCGAGCTGTACCGCGAGGCGTACCAGATCGGCGGGATCACCGTCGAGCCGACGGCCACCGACTTCGGATACCGCTTCACGTCCATCGGCGACGCCGACCTCGCGCTGCGCGCGTCGCAGGTCGAGGGCCGGATCACGGGCGCTTCCTTCACCCAGGACGAGTACGTGGTGACCTGGCTCACGCGTGGCGAGGGCGTGATGGACCTGCTCGGCTCGCCGATGAAGCTCCACCCTGGCGTGCCCTCGATGTTCGCGAATGACCGGCCCGCGCAGTTCGATCTCATCGACTATCGGCTCAACATGATGCACTTCGGCGGTGCGTACTTGGAAGGCGTCGCGGCGGACACCGAGGGGTCGGTGGGTCCGATCCGGTTCGACACGACGTTCCGCCCGTCGGGCGACGCTCTGCGGCGTTGGACCGAGACGGTGGCGACCGTCGCGCGCGTGATCTACGACGACGGGAGTTCCGCGGTGCTGCGCGCCGAGGCGAACCGAGCGGCCGCCGTCACGTTGCTCGAGGTCTTCCCACATGTCGCTCTGCAGCCACGGACCGATCTGGCGGTTCCTCCGAGCAGCAAGGCCCGCGTCGCCGTCGAGTTCATGGTCGCGAACGCCCACCGACCCATCGCGACCGCGGAGATCGCGGAGGCCGCCGGGCTCAGCCTGCGCAGCCTGCAGGCGGCGTTCCGCCGTGAGTACGACGTCACCGCCACGGACTACCTGCGCTCGATCCGCCTGGATCGCGTGCGGCAGGAGTTGCGGGATGCGGAACCGGGCCTGGCCACGGTCGCCGAGGTCGCCAGACGGTGGGGGTTCACTCACCTCGGGCGGTTCGCGGCCTCCTACACGAGCCGCTTCGGCGAGTATCCGAGTGTCACCCTCGCGTCGAGCGCCCGCTGAGCGCCATACCCGGTCCCTGAGCGGCACCCCGGTCCCTGAGCCTGTCGAAGGGCGGCACCCCGAAGCTGAGTGCTCCCACCAACGAGGCCTGTCCGGCGCGGGCACCCGGTACGGTGTCCGGATGACGACTGGACGATACTGCGGTTCCCCATGGCAGTAGGGGCGACGCGACGCGACGCGCAGCTCGTGCTCGACGACCTCTCCTTCCGGATCATCTCCACGACCGCCGATCGCGACCCCGGCGCGGCCCGCTTCGTCCTCGTCCACGGTGTCGGCACCTCGCACCGGTACTTCGCCCGGCTGCACGACGACCTCGCCCGCGACAGTGACACCGTCTCCGTCGACCTCCCCGGGTTCGGTGGTCAGGCGAGGCCCGTCCGCACGGTCGAGGTCGGAGAGATGGCGACGGCACTCGGGCACGCGCTGGACACGCTCGGGACCGCGCCGTTCGTCCTCGTCGGTCATTCCATGGGTGCGCAGTGGGTCGTCGAACTGGCCGCTCAGCGCCCCGATCTGGCGCGTGCCGTCGTCATCATCGGTCCGGTGACGGACCGCGATCATCGGTCGATGGTGGCGCAGGCGCTGGCACTCGCGTGGGACACGGTCGGTGAGACCATGAGCGTGAACCGACGGGTCTTCGTCGACTACCTCCGCGCAGGGCCGTCGTGGTTCCTGCGGCAGGTGCGACGGATGGTCGACTTCCCCATCGAGGACCGCATCGTCGAGGTCACCGCTCCCGTGCTCGTCGTCCGCGGCGGGAACGACCCGATCGCCGGTACGGGATGGAGTCGGTTGCTTCGTGATCGGGCGTCACACGGTTCGATGGCGGTCGTGCCCGGCCACCGGCACGTCGTGCAGCACACGGCACCACGAGCGATCGCCTCGGCGATCCGTGCCTTCGTCGCCACCTAGGCTGAGGCCATGACGCGATCCACGGTGAACGACCCGCACGCTCCGAAGCCCGTCGGGCCGTATTCGCATGCCGCGGTCGCCCCGACCGGAGCGCTGTACCTGTCCGGGCAGACGCCCATCGATCCGGTGACCGGAGCCCTCGTCGACGGTGATGTCGCCGAGCAGACCCGCCGGGTGTTCGCCAACCTCGAGTCGGTGCTGACGGCCGCCGGTCGTGGGTTCGCCGACGTGGTCAAGGTGAACGTCTACCTCGTCGACATGGCCGACTTCGCGTCGATGAACAGCGTCTACGAGTCGGTCTTCTCGGCGCCCTACCCTGCGCGCACCACGGTCGCGGTCGTCGGGCTGCCGCTCGGCGCGCGCGTCGAGATCGAACTCGTCGCCTGAGGCGGTGCGTCCCTGGGCGAGAGCGGCTCCAGAGCTCATCCCGGTCCCTGGGCGACGGGCCATCCTGCCCCTGAGCCTGTCGAAGGGCTGGGCGGCGGCGGGGATCAGTCCGTGGGCGGCGGGGCGGTCGACTCGCGCATGATGAGCGTGGTCGCGAGGTCGGTGATGGTCGGGACGTCGGTGCCCCCGAGGTGCGCGAAGAGGGTCTGCACGGCGTAGGAGCCGGAGGCGATGTGCGGGCTCCGGATCGAGGTGAGCGCCGGTGTCGTGAAGTCCGAACCGAAGATGTCGTCGAAGCCGATGAGGCTCAGCTGGGCGGGCATCTCGACGCCACGTGACCGCAGCTCCAGCATGATGCCGATGGCCAGGAGGTCGTTGTACGCGAGGACCGCGGTGGCACCCGTCTCGAGCACCGCTGTGGCCGCCGCCCTGCCCGCGGCCATGTCCGGCTGCGTCGACGGCACCCGCACCGTCTCGATGCCGCGTTCGGCGCACAGCTCCCTCGTCCGGCTCCACCGATGCCGCGACATCCAGGACCGGCCGGGGCCGGAGACGAACGCGAGCCTCCGGTGACCGAGCTCCGCGAGGTGGTCGATCGCCGCGGTGAGGCCCGGGTCGACGTCGGCGACGATGCTGTCGACGTCGTCGACCTGACGGTTGATCACGACGACCGGCTTCTCCTGGCCCAGCGCGCGCACGTCGTCGGGCAGGAGCCTCGAGGTCGCGAGGATGAGACCATCGACCGACGGCATGAGCCGCCTGGCGGTCAGCAGCTCCATCTCCGCCGACTCCTTGAACTCCGCGAGCACGAGCGTGTAGTTGCGCTCGGCGGCCTCACGCTCCGCACCGCGGACGACGTCGAAGAACATCGGGTTCGTGATGTCGGCGACGATGAGGCCGAGCGTGCCGGTGCGCCCGGTGGGGAGCGCCCGGGCGGCGGGGTTCGCCACGTAGTTGAGCTGTTTGGCGGCGTCGTGGATCTTCTGCGCCGTCTTCTCGTTGATGCGGCCAGGGCGGCTCAGCGCCCGCGACACGGTCGACGGGTTGACGCCGGCGAGCTGCGCGATGTCGTAGATCGTCGCGGCACGTTTCGTCTTCGCGGCCCCCGCCGTGGGTTCGGGCGTTCCGGGCTCGGGAGCGATCGTCTCCGCGGATGCGTCAGAGGTGCTCATGGGGCCCGCTCCTCTCGATCGCCGCCCTCGGCGACCTGAGCCATCGTACTGCCGCGGCCTCGGCGTGCGGGCTCAGGCCTGCCTGGTCAGCGGGTCGCGACATCGAGTGCGTGGCCGGCCCATTCGTACGACAAGCGGTGGGACTCGTAGACGCTCTCGACGCTCGGGAAGTCGACCTCGATCATGTAGTCGCCGTCGTAGTCCGCGGGCATCGCCGCGACGATCGCGTCGAAGTCGAGCACACCGAGCCCGGGTTCCGCCCACAGCCGCTTCGTCTGCGACGTCTCGTGGTAGCTCAGCGCACCGTCCGCCGCGCCGTCGAGGTGATCGGCGTAGACGTCCTTGATGTGGATGCCGCCGAGGCGGTCGCGGTAATCGGTGATCATCGCGACCGGGTCCGCTCCCGCCCAGCGGAGGTGTCCGGTGTCAGGCCCGAACCCGATGAGGTCCGGTCCGAGGGTGTCGAGCAGACTGCGGATCTCGTGCTCGGTCTCGAAGACGCCACCGACGTGCGAGTGGTGCAGGGGGCGGATCCCCTCGGCGAGCAGGACCTCGCAGGTCCGGCCGGCGTTCTCGATGGCCAGGTCGAGCCGCCCCTGGGAGAAGTCGGCGCCGATCGCCGGCGTGGCCATGCGCGCCGGGATCGCCATCGAGGAGATCATCGTCCGGTCGAGTCCGAGGGAGGCCTGGGCCGCCCCGAACGCCTTCGCCGCCTCGAGGACCTCGGCGAGGACGATCGTCTCGTCGAACGCGCTGCTGAACAGGCTGAGCGACGGTGCGAGGCCGTAGCCGCCGATCCACGTGCGGTACTCGTCCGCGGTCATGCCCTCGGGGATGTCGGCCTTCACCGCGGTGAACCCGATGCGCTGGAAGTCGGCGAAGGCCTCCTCGAACACCTCGCGGGTCTTGCCTCGCGCACTCCAGTAGGGGATGGGGTTCGCCGCCACCCGGTTCGTCCGCTGCGCGCTCATCGGGCCACCGCCGCAACGGCGTCGAGGCGGACCGGTTGGCCCGTGCGTGCGGACTCGTAGAGACCGGTGATGATCGAGATCGCCTGGCGGTTCTCGGCCAGCGTCACGCGGAGCGGCTCCTCCCCGCGGATCGCGGCGAGGACGTTCCGGTACTGGTGCAGGTGCGCGTCCGACATCTGTCCGGCGACGCTCGAGCCCGCCTGCGTCTCGTCGGCGAACTGCGCCGCCTGGTTCGTGTCCTTGCCCTGCGAGCCGAAGAAGGCCTCGGCGCGCTCCGTTCCGGCGGGAGTGGAGTGGAAGTAGGTCAGCTGGTCGTTCTCGATGACCGCGGAGCCGCGGTCGCCGTGGACCTGCAGCCGCGCGACGAGGCCCGGGTAGACGGCCGTCGAGCCGTGGATGACGCCGAGCGCACCGGATGCGAAGCGGACGACACCGACCGCGACGTCCTCGGTCTCGATGCGCTCGTGGGCGAGGAGCGCGGTGTAGCCGAAGACCTCGACGGGGCGTCCGAGGAGGGCGACCAGCAGGTCGACCGTGTGCACGCCCTGGTTCATGAGCGCGCCGCCGCCGTCGAGCGCCCAGGTGCCGCGCCAGTCGCCGGAGTCGTAGTAGCTCTGCCCGCGCCACCAGTCGACCGAGGCGATGCCCGAGGTGATGCGCCCGAGGTCTCCGCGTTCGGCGGCGGCGAGGACGATCTCCGTCGAGGGGTCGAAGCGGTGCTGGGAGATGACGGTCACGACGGTACCGGCGCGCTCCTGCGCGGCGATGATGTCGTCCGTCCGCGAGACGGTGACGTCGGCCGGCTTCTCGATGATGACGTGCTTGCCGGCCTCGAGTGCCTCGATGGCGAGGCCGGCGTGCAGGCCGGTGGGGGTGCAGACGACGACGATGTCGGGGTCGGTCTGCGCCAGCGCCTCCGCGAGGGTCGTGAACGCCCGTCCGCCGCGCTCGGCGACGAGGGCCTCCGCCTTCGCGAGCTCCGGGTCGGCGACGGCGACGAGTTCCAATTCGTCGCGAAGCTGGTCGATGACGATGCCGTGCTGCTTCGAGATGATGCCGGCGCCGGCGATGGCGATGCGGTGCGGTCGGGACATGCTGGGGTTCGCTCCAGTTCTGTGCGTGGGGTGGGTCGGTGTCCGTGCCGGCTCAGGCGAGCTGGCGGAGGTGCGCGAGGGCGGCTTCGAGCTCCGGTTCGAAGTCCTCGAAGAGGCACTCGACGGTGACGGGGCCGTCGTAGCCGCCGTCGCGCAGGGCCGTGATGAACTCGGCGAGCGGCCAGTCGCCCTGGCCGGGCGGCCGTCGTCCGGCGTCGGCGATGTGGGCGTGTCCGATGCGGGCACCGAGGGCCTGGACGACGGCGAGCGGCTCCTCCTCCAGCATGATGTGGAAGAGGTCGGCGACGACGGGCACGCGGTCGATCCCGAACTCGTCGAGGAAGGCGACCGTCTCCTCGAGCGAGTTGAGCAGGTTCGTCTCGTCCCGGTTCAATGGTTCGAGGACGATCTGCAGTCCGTTCCGCTCCGCCGTGTCGCGCGTCTCGACGACGACTTCTGCGAACCTCGCGCGGGCGGCCGTGACGTCCACCCCGGCGGGGATGGCGCGCGCCGTCCCGCTCCCGAACACGATCTTCGCGCCGGGCTCCGAGACCGAACCGATGATCGGCATGACGGCGTCGAGGTACGCCGTGACGCGTTCCGCCGGGAAGTCGGGGTCGGCGAGCGACAGGTCGCCGGGGAACAGGATGGCGAACGACCCGCGTCGGACGCTCGCGTCGTAGTCGGGATGGCGCGTCCACCCGTCTCCGTCGGCGACGACGAGGTTGCCGACGATGGTCGGTTCGGCGTAGTCGGCTCCGGACGCGAACGCACCGGGGATGCGTTCGGAGGGGACGATCACGCCGTACCCGGTGAGCGGGTACCGCTGGGCGGTCGGGTTCGAGTCGGACATGTGGTTCCGTTCCGTCGTCGGTGGGATGGTCATCGCTACTTCAGGCTCCCCGAGATGAGGTCGAGGCGCCAGAACCGCTGCAGGACGAGCACGAAGATCACCACGGGGATGACAGCGATGAGCGCCCCGGCGATGGCGACCGAGTAGAGCACCGGTTCGCTACCGCCACGGTTGAGCATGAGGAACATGGCGACCGTGATGGGCGACAGCTCCGACTTCGACTGCATGATGTACGGCAGCAGGAAGTTGTTCCAGGCACCGATGAACTGCAACAGGAACACGGTCACGAGACCGGGGAACAAGAGCGGCAGGCCGATCGAGACGAAGGTGCGCCCCTCGTTCGACCCGTCCACCCGAGCCGCCTCGAGGAGTTCCTGCGGCACCGAGCCCCGCGCGAACACGTAGGAGAGGTAGATCCCGAACGGGGTGATCGAGATCGGGATGAGCACCGCCCAGTAGGTGTTCGTGAGGTTCAGCTGTGCGAAGAGCATGTACTGCGGGATCGCCAGCGTGATCGTCGGGAGCAGCACACCCGCGAGCAGTCCGACCATCACGGCCTTCTTACCCGGGAACCGGTAGAGCGCGAGCGCGTAGCCGGCGGCGGCCGAGACGGCGGTCGACAGGAGTGCGCCGCCGATCGAGTAGATGAAGCTGTTGCCCAACCAGCGCGCGAAGGAGCCGTTCTCGTACGCGAACAGGTCGGTCATGTTGTCGATGAGGCTCGAGCCGAAGGTGAACGCGCTCGTGGAGAACAGCTCGCCGGTGCTCTTCGTGGCGGCGAACACGACCCACACCATCGGGAGCAGGAAGTAGAGGACGGCGATCAGGAGCACGACCGTCGGGAGGATTCCGCCGAGCTTGTGGACGAGGCTGACGGATTCCTTCGGCTTGCGGATGCGGCCGCGATCGGCGCGGACGACGGTCTCGCGAGCGCGACGGTCCTCCTCCGCGCGTTCCGCGGTGCGTGCGGTGGTGGTCATGCGTTCCTCCGAGCTGCGAGGCGTTGCCCGCCGAGCACCAGGAGCGACAGCAGCACCGTGGCGAGGGCGAGGATGATGGATGCCGCCGACGCCGAGTTGAGGTCGTCGTGGGCGAAGGCGTCCCGGTACACCCGCATCAGTGGGAAGTAGGTCGAGCTGATGGCCGGGGTGAGGCTCGAGAGCATCTGCGGCTCGCTGTACACCTGGAGGGCGCCGATGATCGAGAAGAGCCCGGTGAGGATCGTGGCCGGCACGATGTGCGGCAGCTTGATGTACCAGGCGATGCGCGGTTCGTTGCAGCCGTCGATGCGGGCGGCGTCGATCTGCTCCTTCGGCAGCGACTGCAGTGAGGTGTACAGGATGATCGTGTTGAAGCCGATCCCGCCCCACAGCACGACGTTGATGATCGCCGTCATGACGAGGTCGCCGCGCAGCAGCGTCGGGAACTGCAGGCCGAAGGTCTCGGCGAGCTGGTAGATCGGGCTGATCTCGGGCACGTACAGGAAGCCCCACATGAGCGCCGCGATGACGCTCGGCACGCCGTACGGCAGGAAGATCGCCATGCGGCTGAACGCGCGGAGGCGGGCTCTCGGGAGGTCGAGCAGCAGCGCGAACAGCATCGCCGTGAGCATCATGATCGGCACGAGGAAGAGCGCGTACACGGCGAGGTTGCCGAGGCTCGTCCAGAACGTGGGGTCCTGGAGCACCTTCGTGTAGTTGCCGAGGCCGACGAAGACCTCCTCGCGCACGCCGTAGGCGCTCGCACCCGCCGCGGTGCCCATGAGACTGAGGCCGCCGGAGTACACGATCGGGATGACGAACACGAAGACGAACAGGACGACCGCGGGGGCGATGAGCACCCATGCGAACAGGTGGTGCGGGCGGGTCAGCGAGACGCGCCGTCTGGTGGGGACCGCGGTCGGATCGTCCTCCGTCCGACCGCGGCCCCGCTCGATGGTCGGCGCGGTCATCAGCCCGCCAGGTCCTTCTCGACGATGTCCTGCACCTTCGGGAGCACATCGGCCCACGGGCTCGTCCCCTCGATGGCGTTGCCGAGCTCGTCGGTGATGGCGGTGAAGGCCACCTGCGTGTTCGGTCCCCACTGCACGGTGACGAGCTTCGACGCGGCTTCCGTGGCGCTCGGCCAGTAGGTGGTGTCCTCGGGCATGAGCTCCGGCGGCGTGCGGTCGATCTCCTGGCCGTGGAGAGCGCCGGTGAACTTGTTGACCTCGACGAGCCCCTCGGCGCCCTCATCGGACGCGTTCAGCCAGGTGATGAACTCGAGCGCCTGGTCGTAGTGCGGGCTCTCCTTGAGGATGACGTTGGCCGAACCGCCACGGGCGAAGACCCGCGGATCGGCGGTGTCCCACTGCGGGATCTGTGCGGCCGACCAGAGCCCGACGGTGTCGGGGTACTGGTTGAGCAGTGGACCGGGAGCCCAGGCGCCGGCGATCGTGCCGAGCACCCGGCCACTCGCGGTCGCCTCGATCTGCTCGGGGCTGCCGGTCTGGTAGGTGCTCACGAGGTCGTCCTCGACCATGCCCTGCCAGAAGTCCAGGACCTCCCGCGTCTCGGCGCTGTCGATGTCGACACCCCATTGCTCGTCGGCGTAGTCCCACCACTGGGCGCCGTTCTGCAGGGCGAGCCCCATGAACTGGTCGGCGTCGATCGAGCTGAAGTTGAAGAGGTAGCGGTCACCGTCGAGGGTGCGGACCTGCTCGGCGAGGGCGCGGAAGTCCTCCCAGCTCGCGGCCGGGGTGAGGCCGTACTGCGCGAAGAGGTCGTTCCGGTAGACGAAGAGCGCCGGCCCGAGATCCTGCGGGACGCCGTAGACCGTGTCGTCGAAGGACACGCTCTCGAGCACCGTGGGGGAGTAGGCCTCCTCGAGGTCCTGCTTCGCGCTGTCGAGTGGGGCGAGGACGCCGGCCGACACGTAGGTCGGCAGCTGCGTGTACTCCGCCTGCGCGATGTCGGGGCCGTCGCCGGCTCGCACCGCGCTCAGGACGCGGACGGGCATGTCCGCTCCGCTCGCGGGTTGCGAGATGTTGACCTGGATGTCGGGGTTGGCCTGGTTCCACACCTCGACGCGCTTGTCGATGTTCGAGCCCCAGGCCCAGAACTCGAGCGTCACCGGGCCGTCGGCCGAGTCGTCGCCGCCCGGTCCCGAGCACGCGGTCAACGCGAGGGCGAGGATTCCCGCGGTCGCGATTCCGATACGAACGCTGTTTGCCACTGCAATCTCCTTTGATAGCGGGGTCTGCTCCTCGCGTCGCTGAAGCGTTTCAGTGGTGCTGGACCACGACGGTTCCGGGCGGAAGCGGGATCAGTCTCGCAGACGGTCGTCGATCTGGCAAGCGATTGCCAGAAGGACATGGCAATCGGTTGACAGGCGGGGTTCTCCCGGTTTCAATGGAGGCGTGCCAACGACGCTGCAGAACGATCCAGACCGCCTCCTCCCCGCCGACCCGGGGACCCGCGACGTCGCCAGGGCGCTCTACCGCTCGGTCGAGGCCCTGCCGATCGTCTCGCCGCACGGACACGTGGATCCGGTGATCCTCGTCGAGGACACCCCGTTCGCGAACGCCACCGAGCTGTTCCTCCGGCACGACCACTACGTCACCCGCCTGCTGCACGCCGCCGGGTTCTCCCTCTCGGACGTCGGCGTGCCCGACCTCGCGGAGGGTGGTGCCGTCGCCGCGCCGCGGGACGCCTGGCGACGCTTCTGCGAGCACTGGCACCTGTACGCCGGCACCGCCTCCGGGTACTGGCTGAGCTCGATCCTCGGTGAGCAGTTCGGCGTCACCGAGCAGCCGGACGAAGCGAACGCCGACCGGCTCTTCGACACGATCCAGGAGGCGCTCGAAGCGCCGGCGTTCCGTCCGCGTGCGCTGTTCGAACGCTTCCGTATCGAGGTGCTCGCGACCACCGACGACCCGATGGACGACCTCGCCGCACATGCCGCCCTCGCGGCGGACCCCGCCTTCAGCGGGCGCGTCCTGCCGACCTTCCGGCCCGACGCGTACCTCGATCCGACGAAGGCCGGGTGGGTGGAGCGGGTCGCGGCACTCGCCGCCTGGAACGGGACACCGGAGTCCAGCTACCGCGGGTATCTCGAGGCGCTCGTCGGGCGCCGTCGCCACTTCATCGAGCACGGGGCGGTGTCGGCCGACCACGGTGTCCCGCAGCCGCTCACGATCGAACTCGAGGAGGCGGACGCCGCGACGCTGTTCGACCGCGCGCTGTCGGGGACCGCCGACGCCGCGGACCTCGAGCGGTTCGCTGCGCACATGCTGTTCGAGAGCGCCCGGATGAGCGTCGAGGACGGCCTCGTCATGACCGTGCACCCCGGTGTCCACCGCAATCATCACTCGCCGACGCTCGCCCGCTTCGGGCCGGACACCGGGCACGACCTCCCGGTCCGCACCGACTACGTCCGCCCCCTGCGCCCGCTGCTGGAGCGGTTCGGCACGGCTCCGGGGTTCCACCTCGTCCTCTTCAGCGTCGACGAGACGAGCTACTCGCGGGAGATCGCACCGCTCGCCGGGTTCTACCCGAGTGTCTTCATCGGCGCACCGTGGTGGTTCCTCGACGCGCCCGACGCCGTCCTGCGCTTCCGGTCCGCCGTGACGGAGACGGCCGGGTTCTCACGCGGATCGGGGTTCATCGACGACACGCGGGCGTTCCTCTCGATCCCCGCCCGACACGACATGTCCAGGCGCCTCGACGCGTCGTTCCTCGCGCGACTCGTGCGGGAGGGGCGCATCGACGAGGCGACGGCCGAACGCATCATCCTCGACCTCGTCGTCGACCAGCCG from Plantibacter flavus includes these protein-coding regions:
- the uxaC gene encoding glucuronate isomerase translates to MPTTLQNDPDRLLPADPGTRDVARALYRSVEALPIVSPHGHVDPVILVEDTPFANATELFLRHDHYVTRLLHAAGFSLSDVGVPDLAEGGAVAAPRDAWRRFCEHWHLYAGTASGYWLSSILGEQFGVTEQPDEANADRLFDTIQEALEAPAFRPRALFERFRIEVLATTDDPMDDLAAHAALAADPAFSGRVLPTFRPDAYLDPTKAGWVERVAALAAWNGTPESSYRGYLEALVGRRRHFIEHGAVSADHGVPQPLTIELEEADAATLFDRALSGTADAADLERFAAHMLFESARMSVEDGLVMTVHPGVHRNHHSPTLARFGPDTGHDLPVRTDYVRPLRPLLERFGTAPGFHLVLFSVDETSYSREIAPLAGFYPSVFIGAPWWFLDAPDAVLRFRSAVTETAGFSRGSGFIDDTRAFLSIPARHDMSRRLDASFLARLVREGRIDEATAERIILDLVVDQPRRVFKL